The Salvelinus sp. IW2-2015 linkage group LG31, ASM291031v2, whole genome shotgun sequence genome window below encodes:
- the LOC111956146 gene encoding large ribosomal subunit protein bL36m produces MVPLLLYRIVSSLTCHLTQITISRIYPSTATTISRCLSSLTSYPARVLLTPGRPIQPLASSPQSSPQDGGSLLGQCQHLACLQPASGMKTKSALKRRCKDCFFVVRRGRLFVFCKAHPRHKQRQG; encoded by the coding sequence ATGGTACCACTCCTGTTGTACCGCATCGTCAGCTCCCTAACCTGCCATCTAACCCAGATCACCATCAGCCGGATCTACCCTAGCACTGCCACCACCATCTCCCGCTGCCTCTCCTCCCTTACATCCTACCCAGCCAGAGTGCTCCTGACCCCGGGTAGACCCATCCAGCCCCTGGCCTCTTCTCCTCAATCTTCTCCCCAGGATGGTGGCTCCCTCCTAGGCCAGTGTCAGCACCTGGCCTGCCTCCAGCCCGCTTCAGGGATGAAAACCAAGAGCGCTCTGAAACGGCGCTGTAAAGATTGCTTCTTTGTGGTACGGCGGGGTCGTCTATTTGTGTTCTGTAAGGCTCACCCCAGACACAAGCAGAGACAGGGGTGA